The following are from one region of the Corylus avellana chromosome ca1, CavTom2PMs-1.0 genome:
- the LOC132185546 gene encoding rust resistance kinase Lr10-like isoform X2, whose translation MLISYLFLFLAFTVDLREAQNGCDDQLRYCGAHGPAIQFPFRLSSQPEHCGYPGFTLSCTDTHDTVLELPISVKLYVKEINYTSKVIQLYDPHNCLPMQLRGLDLSSSPKSPFQFEVNDNDDYALFNCSPRAIVHSHLISCLSGPTYHVYAIGDYDGIFSIAHLPLSCTKMHNLLSIPSLIILDDSDYKVLQLNWSIPKCGDCEAKGKKCRLKNNSSKLQIECFPKDKGVILGSFLLPLAIFALYHLYTYDKVEKEHQAKIEKFLEDYRNFKPTRYSYVDIKRITNQFTEKLGEGAYGTVFKGKLSNEIHVAVKILKISNGNGEEFINEVETLGMIHHVNVVRLVGLCADGFRRALVYEFLSNDSLEKFISSTDTKKCILNWDKLHDIAFGIAKGIEYLHQGCGQRILHFDIKPHNVLLDQNFNPKISDFGLAKLCSKDQSAVSMTTARGTMGYIAPEVFSRNFGNVSSKADVYNFGILLLEMVGGRKNGGVTVENTGQVYFPEWIYNILEQKEDIRIFIDDDGEAKIAKKLAIIGLWCIQWHPVDRPSMKDAVQMLEGEDDKLTMPPNPFASAGPVQINANIPIKRLNHELEIIPE comes from the exons ATGCTAATCTCATACTTGTTCTTGTTTCTGGCTTTCACCGTAGACCTTAGGGAAGCCCAAAATGGGTGTGATGATCAATTACGGTACTGTGGAGCCCATGGCCCTGCCATCCAGTTTCCTTTCCGACTTAGCAGCCAGCCAGAGCATTGTGGGTACCCTGGGTTTACCTTATCATGCACTGATACACACGATACGGTGCTCGAGCTGCCGATTTCAGTTAAACTCTATGTGAAAGAGATTAACTACACATCTAAGGTAATTCAATTATATGATCCACATAATTGCCTCCCAATGCAGCTTCGGGGACTCGATTTATCTTCCTCGCCTAAGTCGCCTTTCCAATTCGAAGTAAACGACAATGACGACTATGCCTTATTCAATTGTTCCCCAAGAGCAATAGTGCATTCCCATCTGATCTCTTGTCTTAGTGGCCCTACCTACCACGTTTATGCAATCGGTGATTATGATGGGATTTTCTCTATCGCTCACTTGCCCTTATCTTGTACAAAGATGCATAATCTTCTATCAATTCCAAGTCTTATAATATTAGACGACAGTGATTACAAAGTTCTTCAATTGAACTGGTCCATCCCAAAATGTGGAGACTGTGAAGCAAAAGGCAAGAAATGCAGATTGAAGAATAATAgctctaaattacaaatcgaaTGCTTCCCCAAAGATAAAG GTGTCATCTTAGGTTCATTTCTATTACCACTAGCTATCTTTGCTCTCTACCATCTTTATACTTATgataaagtagaaaaagaacatCAAGCAAAGATCGAAAAGTTTTTGGAAGATTACAGAAATTTCAAACCCACAAGATACTCGTATGTTGATATTAAAAGGATTACAAATCAGTTTACTGAGAAGCTAGGCGAAGGAGCATATGGAACAGTATTCAAAGGAAAGCTTTCCAATGAAATTCATGTTGCAGTGAAGATCCTCAAGATTTCCAATGGAAATGGGGAAGAATTCATAAATGAAGTAGAAACATTGGGTATGATACATCATGTTAATGTGGTTCGCTTGGTTGGCTTGTGTGCTGATGGATTTAGACGAGCTTTAGTTTATGAGTTCTTATCAAATGATTCACTAGAGAAGTTCATATCTTCAACGGACACGAAGAAATGTATCCTTAATTGGGATAAGCTACATGATATTGCTTTTGGCATAGCGAAAGGAATTGAGTATCTTCACCAAGGATGCGGCCAACGAATCCTCCATTTCGATATCAAACCTCATAATGTTTTGCTAGACCAAAActttaatccaaaaatttctgattttggtctTGCTAAGTTATGTTCAAAGGATCAAAGTGCAGTGTCCATGACCACAGCCAGGGGAACTATGGGTTACATTGCACCTGAAGtgttctctagaaattttgggAATGTGTCTTCTAAAGCAGATGTTTACAACTTTGGAATATTGTTACTTGAAATGGTTGGAGGAAGGAAAAATGGTGGCGTTACGGTTGAGAACACTGGTCAAGTCTACTTTCCAGAGTGGATCTATAATATTTTAGAACAAAAAGAAGACATACGAatctttattgatgatgatggagaagctaaaattgcaaagaaacttgCAATTATTGGACTCTGGTGCATCCAATGGCACCCAGTGGATCGTCCTTCTATGAAAGATGCAGTTCAAATGTTAGAAGGAGAAGACGATAAATTAACTATGCCTCCCAATCCCTTTGCCTCTGCAGGTCCCGTACAAATTAATGCAAATATACCTATAAAACGTTTAAACCATGAGTTGGAGATCATCCCAGAATGA
- the LOC132185546 gene encoding rust resistance kinase Lr10-like isoform X1 codes for MLISYLFLFLAFTVDLREAQNGCDDQLRYCGAHGPAIQFPFRLSSQPEHCGYPGFTLSCTDTHDTVLELPISVKLYVKEINYTSKVIQLYDPHNCLPMQLRGLDLSSSPKSPFQFEVNDNDDYALFNCSPRAIVHSHLISCLSGPTYHVYAIGDYDGIFSIAHLPLSCTKMHNLLSIPSLIILDDSDYKVLQLNWSIPKCGDCEAKGKKCRLKNNSSKLQIECFPKDKGALAKSAIIAGVILGSFLLPLAIFALYHLYTYDKVEKEHQAKIEKFLEDYRNFKPTRYSYVDIKRITNQFTEKLGEGAYGTVFKGKLSNEIHVAVKILKISNGNGEEFINEVETLGMIHHVNVVRLVGLCADGFRRALVYEFLSNDSLEKFISSTDTKKCILNWDKLHDIAFGIAKGIEYLHQGCGQRILHFDIKPHNVLLDQNFNPKISDFGLAKLCSKDQSAVSMTTARGTMGYIAPEVFSRNFGNVSSKADVYNFGILLLEMVGGRKNGGVTVENTGQVYFPEWIYNILEQKEDIRIFIDDDGEAKIAKKLAIIGLWCIQWHPVDRPSMKDAVQMLEGEDDKLTMPPNPFASAGPVQINANIPIKRLNHELEIIPE; via the exons ATGCTAATCTCATACTTGTTCTTGTTTCTGGCTTTCACCGTAGACCTTAGGGAAGCCCAAAATGGGTGTGATGATCAATTACGGTACTGTGGAGCCCATGGCCCTGCCATCCAGTTTCCTTTCCGACTTAGCAGCCAGCCAGAGCATTGTGGGTACCCTGGGTTTACCTTATCATGCACTGATACACACGATACGGTGCTCGAGCTGCCGATTTCAGTTAAACTCTATGTGAAAGAGATTAACTACACATCTAAGGTAATTCAATTATATGATCCACATAATTGCCTCCCAATGCAGCTTCGGGGACTCGATTTATCTTCCTCGCCTAAGTCGCCTTTCCAATTCGAAGTAAACGACAATGACGACTATGCCTTATTCAATTGTTCCCCAAGAGCAATAGTGCATTCCCATCTGATCTCTTGTCTTAGTGGCCCTACCTACCACGTTTATGCAATCGGTGATTATGATGGGATTTTCTCTATCGCTCACTTGCCCTTATCTTGTACAAAGATGCATAATCTTCTATCAATTCCAAGTCTTATAATATTAGACGACAGTGATTACAAAGTTCTTCAATTGAACTGGTCCATCCCAAAATGTGGAGACTGTGAAGCAAAAGGCAAGAAATGCAGATTGAAGAATAATAgctctaaattacaaatcgaaTGCTTCCCCAAAGATAAAG GTGCATTAGCAAAGTCAGCAATAATCGCTG GTGTCATCTTAGGTTCATTTCTATTACCACTAGCTATCTTTGCTCTCTACCATCTTTATACTTATgataaagtagaaaaagaacatCAAGCAAAGATCGAAAAGTTTTTGGAAGATTACAGAAATTTCAAACCCACAAGATACTCGTATGTTGATATTAAAAGGATTACAAATCAGTTTACTGAGAAGCTAGGCGAAGGAGCATATGGAACAGTATTCAAAGGAAAGCTTTCCAATGAAATTCATGTTGCAGTGAAGATCCTCAAGATTTCCAATGGAAATGGGGAAGAATTCATAAATGAAGTAGAAACATTGGGTATGATACATCATGTTAATGTGGTTCGCTTGGTTGGCTTGTGTGCTGATGGATTTAGACGAGCTTTAGTTTATGAGTTCTTATCAAATGATTCACTAGAGAAGTTCATATCTTCAACGGACACGAAGAAATGTATCCTTAATTGGGATAAGCTACATGATATTGCTTTTGGCATAGCGAAAGGAATTGAGTATCTTCACCAAGGATGCGGCCAACGAATCCTCCATTTCGATATCAAACCTCATAATGTTTTGCTAGACCAAAActttaatccaaaaatttctgattttggtctTGCTAAGTTATGTTCAAAGGATCAAAGTGCAGTGTCCATGACCACAGCCAGGGGAACTATGGGTTACATTGCACCTGAAGtgttctctagaaattttgggAATGTGTCTTCTAAAGCAGATGTTTACAACTTTGGAATATTGTTACTTGAAATGGTTGGAGGAAGGAAAAATGGTGGCGTTACGGTTGAGAACACTGGTCAAGTCTACTTTCCAGAGTGGATCTATAATATTTTAGAACAAAAAGAAGACATACGAatctttattgatgatgatggagaagctaaaattgcaaagaaacttgCAATTATTGGACTCTGGTGCATCCAATGGCACCCAGTGGATCGTCCTTCTATGAAAGATGCAGTTCAAATGTTAGAAGGAGAAGACGATAAATTAACTATGCCTCCCAATCCCTTTGCCTCTGCAGGTCCCGTACAAATTAATGCAAATATACCTATAAAACGTTTAAACCATGAGTTGGAGATCATCCCAGAATGA
- the LOC132185794 gene encoding uncharacterized protein LOC132185794, translating to MASQKLFPAGLMVLIVVLVLVHEACSANNSHYQCPASSCGNIHNIRYPFRLNGIDPPNCGDQRYNLSCENNQAVLYLYDGRYYVQEIDYHNYTIRLVDSGIQKDNDSFIPRYSLGPTNFSSGDPYAPYHPYSINCNSCEANLYSYCSLSLPNLYQNQKYMVFVNCERKVEPPLYLDISSCFKNGGVVYSSNSFLSHSKRYTYVIAGTTWPAYCFPEDQIMSTWDLEESCQIEQMYLSTSRVSCPNNSDGYFRCTDFHDAVVSGFMLSWFQVACHNSTPRDDYCNIKDDANYPVRCDVPGGPVRFYIKLFWKCGKVLAAVIKLLVPRKIRQTLGIPYVGMDDNGIVGTGVPSNMFYLIGQNPSLSIFFNFGKNSYSSHYYSINNVSLNFQLEQCLS from the exons aTGGCAAGCCAAAAGCTCTTCCCTGCCGGACTCATGGTCCTAATTGTTGTTCTTGTCCTAGTCCATGAAGCTTGCAGTGCCAACAATAGTCATTACCAATGTCCTGCTTCTTCCTGCGGCAATATCCACAATATAAGATATCCCTTTCGGTTGAATGGTATTGATCCACCAAACTGCGGTGATCAAAGGTATAATCTGTCATGTGAGAATAACCAAGCAGTGTTATACTTATATGATGGAAGATACTATGTACAGGAGATCGATTACCACAACTACACAATCCGACTTGTAGACTCAGGTATTCAGAAGGATAACGACTCCTTCATCCCTCGTTATTCTCTAGGCCCAACTAATTTCAGTTCAGGGGATCCATATGCTCCATATCATCCATATTCGATCAACTGCAATTCGTGTGAAGCTAACTTATATAGTTATTGCTCTTTGAGCTTGCCCAATCTGTATCAGAATCAGAAATATATGGTTTTCGTGAACTGCGAGAGAAAAGTGGAGCCTCCATTATATTTGGACATTTCTAGTTGCTTTAAGAATGGAGGAGTAGTGTATTCTTCCAACTCTTTTTTATCCCATTCCAAGAGGTATACATATGTTATTGCTGGCACAACCTGGCCAGCATATTGCTTTCCAGAAGACCAGATAATGAGCACATGGGATTTGGAGGAGTCGTGCCAAATAGAGCAAATGTATCTGTCAACATCGAGGGTATCTTGTCCAAATAATAGTGATGGATATTTTCGATGTACTGACTTTCACGATGCAGTGGTCTCCGGCTTTATGCTTTCATGGTTCCAAGTTGCTTGTCATAATTCCACACCTAGAGATGATTATTGCAACATCAAGGACGACGCGAATTACCCTGTTCGGTGCGACGTCCCAGGAG gGCCCGTGAGATTCTATATTAAACTATTTTGGAAATGTGGCAAAG TTCTTGCAGCTGTTATCAAACTACTAGTGCCGAGGAAAATAA GACAAACATTGGGCATTCCTTATGTTGGCATGGACGACAACG GCATTGTGGGCACCGGTGTACCGTCGAACATGTTCTACCTCATCGGTCAGAACCCCTCTCTCTCAATCTTCtttaattttgggaaaaattcaTACTCTTCTCATTATTACTCAATTAACAATGtttctctaaactttcaattggaaCAATGTCTTTCctaa
- the LOC132167845 gene encoding cyclic nucleotide-gated ion channel 1-like isoform X1 gives MCQEFFESTYHGRNISKVPENGSLKEYGLLKLHSIFFYISLPAISLGSNLQTSTYFWENCFAVFISIYGLLLFLYFIGNAQTFMQMATEKAANKAKKLEKIEKIESWMARNHLPANMKEPIINCIRQRLKENKDLDMDKLISHLSKDLITEIKHHLCLPLLKKVPILENQGDQNLLERICESLKPKYYCEDSYILREGEPLTVMLFIMQGSVWCFKTSNDENVEGTISDGVDHQSIEKFELYGEELLEWRLNHYPSHKKSLPTSTKTVKTHSKVEAFALTANDLKHLVPMHT, from the exons ATGTGCCAAGAGTTCTTCGAATCTACCTATCATGGAAGAAACATATCAAAAGTTCCAGAAAACGGATCTCTAAAAGAATATGGATTATTAAAGCTGCattctatatttttctatatatccTTGCCAGCCAT TTCTCTTGGTTCAAACCTTCAAACAAGTACCTATTTTTGGGAAAACTGCTTCGCAGTTTTTATTTCGATCTATGGTTTGCTATTGTTTTTATACTTCATCGGTAATGCGCAG ACATTCATGCAGATGGCAACCGAGAAGGCAGCAAATAAGGCTAAAAAGCtagaaaagattgaaaaaatagaGTCCTGGATGGCTAGAAATCATCTCCCTGCCAATATGAAAGAGCCGATCATCAACTGCATACGACAGAGactgaaagaaaacaaagatttgGATATGGACAAACTCATCTCTCATCTTTCCAAAGATCTTATAACAGAAATCAAGCACCATCTTTGTTTACCCTTGCTAAAAAAa GTTCCAATACTTGAAAATCAAGGTGATCAAAATCTACTGGAACGAATCTGCGAATCTCTCAAGCCAAAGTACTACTGTGAGGACAGCTACATTCTCCGGGAGGGAGAACCACTGACTGTGATGCTTTTCATCATGCAAGGTAGTGTATGGTGCTTCAAAACTAGTAATGATGAGAATGTTGAAGGAACCATCTCAGATGGCGTTGATCATCAGTCTATTGAAAAATTTGAGCTCTACGGAGAAGAACTTTTAGAGTGGAGGTTGAACCACTACCCCTCACACAAAAAATCGCTCCCAACCTCCACCAAAACTGTCAAAACCCACTCAAAAGTTGAAGCCTTTGCTCTAACGGCCAATGACTTGAAGCATCTTGTTCCCATGCATACCTGA
- the LOC132167845 gene encoding cyclic nucleotide-gated ion channel 1-like isoform X2, protein MYCFWWGLRNLSSLGSNLQTSTYFWENCFAVFISIYGLLLFLYFIGNAQTFMQMATEKAANKAKKLEKIEKIESWMARNHLPANMKEPIINCIRQRLKENKDLDMDKLISHLSKDLITEIKHHLCLPLLKKVPILENQGDQNLLERICESLKPKYYCEDSYILREGEPLTVMLFIMQGSVWCFKTSNDENVEGTISDGVDHQSIEKFELYGEELLEWRLNHYPSHKKSLPTSTKTVKTHSKVEAFALTANDLKHLVPMHT, encoded by the exons ATGTATTGTTTCTGGTGGGGCCTCCGAAATTTGAG TTCTCTTGGTTCAAACCTTCAAACAAGTACCTATTTTTGGGAAAACTGCTTCGCAGTTTTTATTTCGATCTATGGTTTGCTATTGTTTTTATACTTCATCGGTAATGCGCAG ACATTCATGCAGATGGCAACCGAGAAGGCAGCAAATAAGGCTAAAAAGCtagaaaagattgaaaaaatagaGTCCTGGATGGCTAGAAATCATCTCCCTGCCAATATGAAAGAGCCGATCATCAACTGCATACGACAGAGactgaaagaaaacaaagatttgGATATGGACAAACTCATCTCTCATCTTTCCAAAGATCTTATAACAGAAATCAAGCACCATCTTTGTTTACCCTTGCTAAAAAAa GTTCCAATACTTGAAAATCAAGGTGATCAAAATCTACTGGAACGAATCTGCGAATCTCTCAAGCCAAAGTACTACTGTGAGGACAGCTACATTCTCCGGGAGGGAGAACCACTGACTGTGATGCTTTTCATCATGCAAGGTAGTGTATGGTGCTTCAAAACTAGTAATGATGAGAATGTTGAAGGAACCATCTCAGATGGCGTTGATCATCAGTCTATTGAAAAATTTGAGCTCTACGGAGAAGAACTTTTAGAGTGGAGGTTGAACCACTACCCCTCACACAAAAAATCGCTCCCAACCTCCACCAAAACTGTCAAAACCCACTCAAAAGTTGAAGCCTTTGCTCTAACGGCCAATGACTTGAAGCATCTTGTTCCCATGCATACCTGA